A DNA window from Flammeovirga agarivorans contains the following coding sequences:
- a CDS encoding TonB-dependent receptor plug domain-containing protein encodes MDSIGNPVESAMVQAGVNQNNFYLTNAEGAYIITIPTDTLVTVFFNHPSFSPRAFEVQLYKDEIKNLDVKLFKQIYQLKEVKVVDNKETEVRQQAGSVFVKGEDLREIPVGYGEFTQQLVASGALGIASNNELSSDYSVRGGSFDENLIYVNNIEIYRPFIARSGQQEGLSFVNSNMVDNIDFSSGGWEAQYGDKLSSSLNIEYKKPLSFEGTLEASLLNGSLTLGGASKNKKHTAIIGARYKSTEYLLNTLQTDGEYRPKFGDVQSYLSFDLSGKGKKGKTYLDAIMSYAANRYSVFPSTRSTNFQTGEGISNLTIAFEGKEQLDYDTFQGGLKLIHNFNDKFTSNLITSAMVTQERERSNLESAYRICDVDDIGNGVNDCATEQGIGGEYQYSRNTLKANVYTVENRNSWLLNDLFDVEFGVQAKFEEINDNLSEYQFQDSADYVISIDDQLKTENNLESQRYSAYAQSSYYSNNNQHKMTLGVRGTYWSVNNEVNVSPRFQYSFKPEWEKDVVFNFASGVYYQPPFYREMRRPDGTLNEDLRAQGSLHIIGGINYNFEQWGRPFKLISEVYYKHLWNVVPYNIDNIRIRYSGENEGVAYATGIDTRLSGEFIPGTQSWISLSVMSTKEKIDNDPRGYIRRPTDQRVTLAMFFQDHLPNNPTMRMNLRFMYGSGLPFGPPDNPELRNAFSGGNDYMRLDLGLNKLIALNKKSDNPNEEFMKNLSIGVEILNVLGNNNVISYTWVKTYDGTQYAVPNTLSQRFFNVKMILHL; translated from the coding sequence ATGGATTCTATCGGAAACCCTGTGGAATCTGCTATGGTTCAAGCAGGAGTTAATCAGAATAATTTTTATCTAACAAATGCGGAAGGTGCTTATATTATCACTATCCCGACAGATACATTGGTTACTGTATTTTTCAATCATCCGTCCTTCTCTCCTAGAGCTTTTGAGGTACAATTATACAAAGACGAGATAAAAAATCTTGACGTCAAATTATTTAAACAGATTTACCAACTTAAAGAAGTTAAAGTTGTCGATAATAAAGAAACCGAAGTGAGACAACAAGCGGGTTCTGTGTTCGTCAAAGGTGAAGATTTAAGAGAAATACCTGTTGGTTATGGCGAATTCACCCAACAACTAGTAGCTAGTGGTGCTTTAGGTATAGCCTCTAATAATGAATTATCTTCTGACTATTCTGTTCGTGGAGGCAGCTTTGATGAAAACCTTATTTACGTAAATAATATTGAAATTTACCGCCCTTTTATTGCGAGATCTGGACAACAAGAAGGTCTAAGTTTTGTGAATAGTAACATGGTTGATAATATTGATTTTTCTTCAGGAGGTTGGGAAGCACAATATGGTGATAAATTATCGTCATCCTTAAATATTGAATACAAAAAACCACTTAGTTTTGAAGGTACTTTAGAAGCATCTTTACTCAATGGTTCTCTTACCTTAGGAGGTGCATCAAAAAACAAAAAACACACGGCAATAATAGGTGCTCGATATAAATCAACTGAATATTTACTGAACACTTTACAAACTGATGGTGAATACAGACCAAAGTTTGGTGACGTCCAATCTTACTTAAGTTTTGACTTATCCGGAAAAGGGAAAAAAGGAAAAACGTATTTAGATGCAATAATGTCTTATGCCGCGAATAGGTATAGTGTTTTCCCTTCTACCCGTAGTACAAATTTTCAGACAGGTGAAGGTATCAGTAATTTAACTATCGCCTTTGAAGGAAAAGAACAATTAGATTACGACACCTTTCAGGGAGGATTAAAATTAATCCATAATTTCAATGATAAATTCACTTCCAATCTAATCACATCGGCAATGGTGACTCAGGAACGAGAAAGAAGTAATTTAGAAAGTGCATATAGAATATGTGATGTGGATGATATTGGAAATGGTGTGAATGACTGTGCTACCGAACAAGGTATTGGAGGTGAATATCAATACTCACGAAATACACTAAAAGCCAATGTCTACACAGTAGAAAACAGAAATTCATGGCTTCTGAATGATCTATTTGATGTTGAATTCGGAGTACAAGCTAAGTTTGAAGAAATAAACGATAACCTTTCAGAGTATCAGTTCCAAGATTCTGCCGATTATGTTATCAGTATTGATGATCAATTAAAGACTGAAAACAACTTGGAATCGCAACGCTATTCTGCTTACGCCCAAAGTAGTTATTACTCTAATAACAATCAACATAAGATGACTTTAGGAGTAAGAGGAACATATTGGAGTGTAAATAATGAAGTTAATGTTTCTCCAAGATTCCAATATTCTTTTAAGCCAGAATGGGAAAAAGATGTTGTATTCAATTTCGCTTCTGGAGTGTATTATCAACCTCCTTTCTACCGAGAAATGAGAAGACCTGATGGTACTCTGAATGAAGACTTAAGGGCTCAAGGCTCACTACATATCATAGGTGGGATCAACTACAACTTTGAACAATGGGGTCGTCCATTCAAATTGATATCAGAAGTTTATTATAAGCATTTATGGAATGTTGTCCCTTACAATATTGACAACATTAGAATTAGGTATTCAGGAGAAAATGAAGGCGTTGCTTATGCTACAGGTATTGATACTCGATTAAGTGGTGAATTTATTCCCGGTACTCAATCATGGATTTCATTGAGCGTTATGAGTACTAAAGAAAAAATTGACAATGATCCAAGAGGCTATATTAGAAGACCTACAGATCAACGAGTTACTTTAGCAATGTTCTTCCAAGATCATTTACCAAATAATCCTACCATGAGAATGAATTTAAGATTTATGTATGGTTCTGGATTACCTTTTGGACCTCCAGACAATCCTGAATTAAGAAATGCATTCAGTGGAGGAAATGATTATATGCGATTAGACCTTGGATTAAATAAATTAATCGCACTGAATAAAAAATCCGACAACCCTAATGAGGAATTCATGAAAAATCTTTCAATTGGTGTCGAAATATTAAATGTTTTGGGCAACAATAACGTTATTTCTTATACATGGGTAAAAACATATGATGGTACACAGTACGCAGTACCAAATACTCTATCCCAGCGTTTTTTCAATGTAAAAATGATTTTGCACCTTTAA
- a CDS encoding DUF7832 domain-containing protein, protein MTTHQEQDNNIIDNVRNYFGPEFPEDISLDHAYIHIGYFFGWVILNDLYSEEFEDEFGAQIIYFKRKEITPTILAETLDGIIEKELFDIKLHRFLTDYYSSGDYIKDYKENLANDKDTIFHVSENWEDFDKMSKILDARFSRY, encoded by the coding sequence ATGACTACACATCAAGAACAGGATAATAATATCATTGATAATGTTAGAAATTACTTCGGACCTGAATTTCCAGAAGATATTTCATTAGACCACGCTTACATTCATATCGGTTATTTCTTTGGTTGGGTGATTTTAAATGATCTTTATTCTGAAGAATTTGAAGATGAGTTTGGTGCACAAATCATTTATTTTAAAAGAAAAGAGATTACACCAACAATTTTAGCTGAAACTTTAGATGGCATTATAGAAAAAGAGCTTTTTGATATTAAGCTTCATCGATTCTTAACAGATTACTATAGTTCAGGAGATTACATCAAGGATTATAAAGAAAATCTGGCAAATGATAAAGATACAATTTTCCATGTTTCAGAAAACTGGGAAGACTTTGATAAAATGTCAAAAATCTTAGACGCCCGTTTCTCAAGGTATTAA
- the tamL gene encoding translocation and assembly module lipoprotein TamL → MKIKQLLYISLTSVLCFSCSITKYLEENQTFYNGARIEYDKEDTVKVDDDLKYTLTEKLSVSPNKKNGAWFYFRGENAKRPKGLKKKMANTFGEKPVYYDKILSEKTAELLESTLDNNGYFGNRVSFEEEYHKDTKSTTVKYIVHVKDNPYRLDSIEWVLKQENIFNEKIKALESESVLEKGDRYQLQKFRDERIRINNALKDSGYYFFSSNYLMFDLDSANEDRTVNVKAYFKEMPDKVKRLYSIDTVLIQPDFDLDGLNVSKRNHQNVLMDTGVIYKGDPVNLKPKILDETLQLRSGDIYSRHKHQATLKQFSGLGVFRYVNMEFEPKPTTDPDFGKMNVNAKMSQVTLHSLSTELSMSTWSTGYTGPELDLTWKNRNTFGGAEKFSVTFFTGVQKQFGGKSNGVDVIFWYGVDTKLSIPRVIAPFKVRPGGDFYIPYTNFGLGFKRYHFFPSYSMNYFNTSYGFDWRTNESVRHNLNPISISFQAISSNDSTDLGDAFPSLEETFRNQFILGSNYSFEYAPHWDKTKKNSSFYYKGDIDISGNLWYAAMQATGAEKNPETGQYEIFGNPFSQYVRLTNDFRFYFKTSKKGEMATRFVVGYSKPWGNSTALPFVKQYFVGGPNSIRAFKSRTLGPGSFEPSDDLDESGSSFGQQGGDIKIEGSLEYRYDLHQYLKLAAFFDYGNVWLATEDPTRPGGEFKLGNVLNELALGAGVGLRIDLQFFVLRFDFAMPLRVPYVPDDGDQWVIKKPSWNQLVFNLAIGYPF, encoded by the coding sequence ATGAAGATTAAACAACTTCTATATATAAGCCTTACTTCTGTACTTTGTTTTAGCTGTAGTATAACGAAGTACTTAGAAGAAAATCAGACTTTTTACAATGGTGCCAGAATCGAGTACGATAAAGAGGATACTGTAAAAGTGGATGATGATCTCAAATATACTCTAACAGAAAAACTTTCAGTCTCTCCAAATAAAAAAAATGGAGCATGGTTTTACTTCAGAGGAGAAAATGCCAAAAGACCAAAAGGTTTAAAGAAAAAAATGGCCAATACCTTTGGTGAAAAGCCGGTATATTATGATAAAATTCTTTCAGAGAAAACAGCAGAATTGCTTGAGAGTACTTTAGATAATAATGGATATTTTGGTAATAGAGTATCTTTCGAAGAAGAATATCATAAGGATACGAAATCTACTACTGTAAAATATATCGTTCATGTTAAGGACAACCCTTATCGTTTGGATAGTATTGAATGGGTATTGAAACAAGAGAATATTTTTAATGAAAAGATTAAAGCTCTTGAAAGTGAATCCGTTTTGGAAAAAGGGGATAGATATCAATTACAGAAATTTAGAGACGAAAGAATACGTATAAACAATGCATTAAAAGATAGTGGCTATTATTTCTTTAGTTCAAATTATTTGATGTTTGATCTCGATTCTGCAAATGAAGACAGAACAGTAAATGTCAAGGCCTATTTTAAAGAAATGCCTGATAAGGTAAAAAGACTTTATTCTATTGATACAGTTTTGATCCAGCCTGACTTTGATTTAGATGGGTTAAATGTTTCAAAGAGAAATCATCAGAATGTGCTTATGGATACTGGGGTGATTTATAAAGGTGACCCTGTCAATCTAAAGCCAAAAATTCTGGATGAAACACTACAGCTAAGAAGTGGTGATATCTATTCAAGACATAAACATCAAGCAACATTAAAGCAGTTCTCAGGTTTAGGAGTTTTCCGTTATGTAAACATGGAGTTTGAACCTAAGCCGACTACTGATCCTGATTTTGGTAAGATGAATGTCAACGCTAAAATGTCACAAGTGACATTGCATTCATTATCTACAGAACTTTCAATGTCAACTTGGTCGACGGGTTATACAGGTCCTGAATTAGATTTAACATGGAAGAATAGAAATACATTTGGTGGAGCTGAAAAATTCTCTGTCACTTTTTTCACAGGTGTTCAAAAACAATTTGGTGGAAAATCCAATGGAGTTGATGTTATCTTCTGGTATGGTGTCGACACAAAATTATCGATCCCTAGAGTAATTGCTCCATTTAAAGTAAGACCTGGTGGAGATTTTTATATTCCATATACCAACTTTGGTTTAGGGTTCAAGCGTTATCATTTCTTCCCCTCATACTCTATGAACTATTTTAATACATCATATGGTTTTGATTGGAGAACGAATGAATCTGTGCGTCATAATTTAAACCCTATATCTATTAGTTTCCAAGCGATCTCATCGAATGATAGTACTGATCTTGGTGATGCTTTTCCGTCATTAGAAGAAACATTCAGAAATCAGTTTATTCTTGGGTCTAATTATAGTTTTGAATATGCTCCTCATTGGGATAAAACAAAAAAGAACTCAAGCTTTTATTATAAAGGAGATATAGATATTTCAGGTAACCTTTGGTATGCAGCGATGCAAGCTACAGGAGCTGAAAAAAATCCAGAAACAGGACAATATGAGATTTTTGGCAATCCTTTCTCACAATATGTTAGGCTAACCAACGATTTTAGATTTTATTTTAAAACCTCTAAAAAAGGTGAGATGGCTACCCGGTTTGTGGTGGGTTATTCCAAACCATGGGGAAACTCGACAGCACTGCCTTTTGTGAAACAGTACTTTGTAGGTGGACCTAACTCAATCAGAGCTTTTAAGTCAAGAACGTTAGGACCTGGTAGTTTTGAGCCATCAGACGATTTGGACGAAAGTGGATCATCATTTGGTCAACAAGGTGGTGATATTAAAATTGAAGGTAGTTTAGAGTACCGGTATGATTTACATCAATACCTAAAATTGGCAGCATTCTTTGATTATGGTAACGTATGGTTAGCTACTGAAGATCCAACAAGACCAGGAGGTGAATTCAAATTAGGTAATGTTTTAAATGAACTTGCCTTAGGGGCTGGTGTCGGACTTAGAATTGATCTGCAGTTCTTCGTTTTAAGATTTGATTTTGCCATGCCATTAAGGGTTCCTTATGTACCAGATGATGGTGATCAGTGGGTGATAAAGAAGCCAAGTTGGAATCAACTCGTGTTTAATTTAGCAATAGGATATCCATTCTAA
- a CDS encoding translocation/assembly module TamB domain-containing protein encodes MKGSVKRLFLGILILFVLLICFVYGILRVPYVQNIVVTKATEFLSTKTNSKVSIDYIALNFPKSLVIDGILLKHPNGNDFVKLDEILLDVDLETASMDRVVIDDFEVNGLETNIYVYKNGKFNFDYILDSFSSDDSTVVVEEDTTSSVIPPIILNQISLKNIHLLYSDSVQMMTAKLNLGELTASIPNINLNTSEYKIGEVALKKSDISYEVFGQTTSNIVEETDTTEIAEEVPFDLVLKSLSIENTKLVYHDKPLKESAHLSIGHFLVEDHHFNLIDQKVAVGLFKLDETSIRYDLVSDTTIKHEDITNITPLLKPISSLDLGWDVNIDDVQVDQLSLEFNDDLYERLEQGVDPNHILLSKLQLKSKDIKVQDTGITIDLEHFEGKEKSGVFVRSFSSYVFVGPQKIDLTELLLEINNSFLLTDLHLRFSNLYLIGDYIEDLQIDNNLKRSHISFKDALIFDPSLKQDSTVAPYLDYNIDGKLKVKGTVEDMRVSDAKINSDLGIETDLVLHLQDLLSEDSLRYEVSIDSLNFFTKTLLDLNVDQETLNAFNIPQHILGQLHVKGGLKDVSSEMSLSLENFGAFDLDFSLFNEDEYQLKTNTYNLNVGKILKDTTIGKVSTYLTAVGKGFDVEKDLKTLATFDLKKAEYNNYDYGGLKVNLDVDRMAVKWDAKTNSKGAKFNLNGNVDMNSDIPYASVIGDIEHIDFNQLNFLEDTATIGMSIDSETKGFDITNLNTTLDIKDLYYFDGTKKYKYDYVKLHAELDSTHIAGALSAPHLEGDMQADIPLDSLAVVLERYFSQYISSREMIGQLPPSKGKMYGSLKLTDSELLTNGAIEDLDSLQISQFDFNFDAATNIFDFDILVPRVTYSDIDVDSTFVSIHADGKKMAYKLGFERLRMLGYEDYAVHNWEFGGEAHDNVLTFKTVGQNEDFTKKWLLASANLTLDSTTYRFKLDDPLIVNDEKWNVNTNNYILSDGGLPYIHELTLEQKGQKFNFFSSQFDEQDTVYKFEVIDYSLDDITYNVTTDTSLVNGLVNADIEIGDISQGGKLSADFKIEDFGILNHILATLTSNAKNTDDINVYESNARIVGPIGNIHSESSFNVADTIAPLDLSLTIDSLLIHPFEALSSEYLSDLNGGFSGGLKVKGGGVGPLDIKGAIKMQEPTFKVKMFNLKLAGTDGQMIFDDKGMHFENFGFKDENGRYALLAGNIYTTDYTDMDFNLKFSADDITVINSTSKDNPEYFGKLIVGNITKINGPIDHLMIDSEIRIARGTDLTYVYMDGGIAEIDTGDDIIEFVQEDDTITIAKSTHNYELKTTINIDDKSSFKVVIDPRAGDALTLVGGGVLHLRMDAGGDLVMSGQYEVTEGDYSMTFYQLMNKKLSLKKGSTVLWTGDPYNPQANMTAIYQTSTSPYPLVANQISPSESNKYKAKRNFIVYMNMRGDVIKPELSFELEYPEGSQGGDKIESAIEYLNQDESQLNKQVFSLLILGTFLNDAGGDGANTQDMVTGSVSSIISQQLNNVTNNLTNGFVDVDFDVDSYSQQQTSGGSSNRTDVGVTLKKSLFKDRLSVSVGGKVAVNGNEANNNSSTFNTDFLLEYNLLTDGTLKNRLFRSIDAQYFTPDVFKTGVSIVFTKDYNHGRELFIRNLDKKKDIRKRMGMIKRSNTGGGMMEASSDSSSNSGGMQPAKSQGMAPAKSDSTQQKADSTKVEIDSTSIKTTPSDSLKMDDSESRIPVEEGEEIGYVNSQLFYQKEKELKRLLSENED; translated from the coding sequence ATGAAAGGATCTGTCAAAAGACTTTTTTTAGGTATCCTTATTCTATTCGTCTTACTTATCTGTTTTGTGTATGGAATTCTTAGAGTTCCTTATGTTCAGAATATTGTGGTTACCAAAGCCACAGAATTTTTATCTACAAAGACAAATAGCAAGGTATCTATTGATTATATCGCTTTAAATTTCCCAAAGTCATTAGTCATTGATGGAATTTTATTAAAACACCCCAATGGTAATGACTTTGTGAAATTAGACGAAATTTTACTAGATGTAGATTTAGAAACTGCATCTATGGATAGGGTCGTTATCGACGATTTTGAGGTCAATGGTCTTGAAACAAATATATACGTTTATAAAAACGGTAAATTTAATTTTGATTACATCCTAGATTCTTTTTCTAGCGATGATTCTACTGTAGTGGTTGAAGAGGATACAACTTCATCTGTTATTCCACCTATTATTTTAAATCAAATAAGCTTAAAAAATATTCATTTATTGTACTCTGATAGTGTACAGATGATGACAGCTAAACTGAATCTTGGAGAACTAACAGCCTCTATCCCTAATATCAACCTTAATACTTCTGAATATAAAATTGGAGAAGTTGCTTTAAAAAAATCAGATATTTCCTACGAAGTTTTTGGGCAAACAACAAGCAATATTGTTGAAGAAACTGATACAACAGAAATTGCTGAGGAAGTACCATTCGATTTAGTACTTAAATCTTTAAGTATTGAGAATACCAAATTAGTTTATCACGATAAGCCACTCAAAGAATCTGCTCATCTTTCTATTGGTCACTTTCTAGTAGAAGATCACCATTTTAATTTGATTGATCAAAAGGTAGCAGTAGGCCTATTTAAACTTGACGAAACGTCTATTCGATATGATCTAGTTTCGGATACCACTATTAAGCATGAAGATATAACGAATATTACTCCTTTATTAAAACCAATTTCATCTTTGGATTTAGGTTGGGATGTTAATATAGACGATGTTCAAGTAGATCAACTCTCATTGGAGTTTAATGATGATTTGTATGAAAGGCTAGAACAAGGAGTTGATCCGAATCATATTTTACTAAGTAAGCTTCAGCTAAAATCAAAAGATATAAAAGTACAAGACACTGGAATTACAATAGATCTTGAACACTTCGAAGGAAAAGAAAAAAGTGGAGTTTTTGTTAGAAGCTTTTCATCTTATGTATTTGTTGGCCCTCAGAAAATAGACTTAACAGAATTACTTCTAGAAATAAATAACAGTTTTTTATTGACGGATCTTCATTTACGATTTAGTAATTTATACTTAATAGGAGACTATATTGAGGATCTTCAGATCGATAATAATTTAAAGAGATCACATATTTCATTTAAGGATGCATTGATTTTTGATCCTTCCCTAAAACAAGATTCAACAGTAGCTCCATATTTGGATTATAATATTGATGGTAAGTTAAAAGTAAAAGGGACTGTTGAAGATATGAGAGTATCCGATGCAAAGATTAACTCTGACTTAGGAATTGAAACAGATTTAGTATTACATCTTCAAGATTTATTAAGTGAAGATTCTCTGAGGTACGAAGTGAGTATTGATTCCTTAAATTTCTTTACAAAGACACTGTTGGATTTAAATGTAGATCAAGAAACTTTAAATGCCTTCAATATACCCCAGCATATTTTAGGTCAGTTACATGTAAAAGGCGGCTTAAAGGATGTAAGTAGTGAGATGTCTTTAAGTTTAGAAAACTTTGGTGCTTTTGATTTAGATTTTAGTCTTTTCAATGAAGATGAATATCAATTAAAAACAAATACCTATAATCTTAATGTAGGAAAAATATTAAAGGACACTACAATAGGAAAAGTAAGTACTTATCTTACTGCTGTTGGTAAAGGTTTTGATGTTGAAAAAGATTTAAAGACTTTAGCCACTTTCGACCTAAAAAAAGCTGAATACAATAATTATGATTACGGTGGGTTGAAAGTAAATCTTGATGTAGATAGGATGGCTGTTAAATGGGATGCTAAAACAAACTCCAAAGGTGCAAAGTTTAACCTGAATGGAAATGTTGATATGAACTCCGATATTCCTTATGCATCTGTGATTGGTGATATAGAGCACATCGATTTTAATCAATTAAACTTCCTAGAAGATACTGCAACAATAGGAATGAGTATTGACTCTGAAACAAAAGGTTTCGATATCACTAATTTAAATACCACTCTCGATATTAAAGATTTGTACTATTTCGATGGTACAAAGAAATATAAATATGATTACGTAAAACTGCATGCAGAACTAGACAGTACACATATTGCAGGTGCACTTTCTGCTCCACATTTAGAGGGAGACATGCAAGCGGATATTCCATTAGATTCATTAGCGGTTGTCTTGGAAAGGTATTTCTCCCAGTATATTTCTTCAAGAGAAATGATTGGTCAATTACCGCCATCAAAAGGTAAAATGTATGGATCATTAAAATTGACGGATAGTGAGTTGTTGACCAATGGAGCGATTGAAGATTTGGACTCATTACAAATCTCACAATTTGACTTCAACTTTGATGCTGCCACTAATATTTTTGATTTTGATATTCTAGTACCAAGGGTGACGTATTCTGATATTGATGTGGATTCCACTTTTGTATCGATTCATGCAGACGGTAAAAAAATGGCTTATAAGCTTGGTTTCGAAAGACTGAGAATGTTAGGTTATGAAGACTATGCTGTCCATAATTGGGAATTTGGAGGCGAGGCGCATGATAATGTGCTTACTTTTAAAACTGTTGGTCAGAATGAAGATTTTACTAAAAAATGGTTGTTAGCCAGTGCAAACTTAACATTAGATTCTACTACCTACAGGTTTAAATTGGATGATCCATTGATTGTCAATGATGAAAAGTGGAACGTTAATACTAATAACTATATCCTATCAGATGGTGGATTACCCTATATCCATGAATTGACATTAGAACAAAAGGGACAGAAGTTTAATTTCTTCTCATCTCAATTTGACGAACAAGATACTGTCTACAAGTTTGAAGTCATAGATTATTCATTAGATGATATCACTTATAATGTTACAACAGATACCTCATTAGTTAATGGATTAGTTAATGCAGATATAGAGATTGGAGATATATCACAAGGGGGAAAGTTATCAGCAGATTTCAAAATTGAAGACTTTGGTATTTTAAACCATATACTCGCTACATTAACTTCCAATGCAAAGAATACGGATGACATTAATGTCTATGAAAGTAATGCCAGAATAGTTGGCCCAATCGGTAATATCCATTCAGAGTCTTCATTTAATGTTGCTGATACGATTGCACCATTGGATTTGTCCCTAACCATCGATAGTTTACTAATTCATCCTTTTGAAGCTTTAAGCAGTGAATATTTATCGGATCTTAACGGAGGATTTTCTGGAGGTCTTAAGGTAAAAGGTGGTGGTGTCGGACCTTTGGATATCAAAGGAGCTATTAAAATGCAAGAACCCACTTTTAAGGTCAAAATGTTTAATCTGAAATTGGCAGGTACCGACGGTCAAATGATTTTTGATGATAAGGGGATGCATTTTGAGAATTTTGGTTTTAAAGATGAAAATGGAAGATATGCTTTACTAGCAGGTAATATTTATACAACAGATTACACTGACATGGACTTTAACCTGAAGTTCAGTGCTGATGATATCACAGTAATTAATTCAACGTCAAAAGACAATCCAGAATATTTTGGAAAGTTGATTGTCGGAAATATTACTAAAATAAACGGCCCAATCGATCACTTGATGATAGACTCTGAGATTCGTATAGCTAGGGGTACTGATTTGACTTATGTATATATGGACGGTGGTATTGCAGAGATCGATACTGGTGATGATATCATTGAATTTGTTCAGGAAGACGATACGATCACTATTGCTAAAAGCACACATAATTATGAGTTAAAAACTACCATAAACATTGATGATAAATCATCCTTTAAAGTAGTGATTGACCCTAGAGCCGGTGATGCATTGACGTTAGTAGGAGGTGGAGTTTTACACCTAAGAATGGATGCTGGTGGTGATCTAGTAATGTCAGGTCAATATGAGGTGACAGAAGGTGATTATAGTATGACTTTCTATCAATTAATGAATAAAAAGCTTTCTTTGAAAAAGGGAAGTACTGTATTGTGGACTGGAGATCCGTATAATCCTCAAGCGAATATGACAGCGATCTATCAAACGAGTACTTCACCTTATCCTTTAGTGGCCAATCAGATTTCGCCAAGTGAGTCCAATAAATACAAGGCAAAAAGAAATTTTATTGTTTATATGAATATGAGGGGTGATGTGATCAAACCTGAACTTTCATTTGAATTAGAATATCCTGAAGGAAGTCAGGGTGGTGACAAAATTGAATCTGCCATAGAATATTTAAATCAGGATGAGTCACAACTTAATAAACAAGTTTTCTCACTTCTAATCTTAGGGACATTCCTAAATGATGCTGGAGGAGATGGAGCGAATACTCAAGATATGGTAACGGGTTCTGTAAGTTCGATTATCAGTCAGCAATTGAATAATGTAACCAATAACCTTACGAATGGTTTTGTTGATGTCGATTTTGATGTTGACTCTTATTCCCAACAACAAACTTCCGGAGGTTCATCAAACAGAACAGATGTAGGTGTTACCTTAAAAAAATCACTATTCAAAGATCGATTAAGTGTATCTGTAGGTGGAAAAGTTGCCGTAAATGGTAATGAAGCGAATAATAACAGCAGTACTTTCAACACAGACTTCTTATTAGAATACAACCTTTTAACAGATGGGACTTTAAAAAATAGATTATTTAGATCCATTGATGCTCAATATTTTACTCCTGATGTATTTAAAACTGGAGTTTCTATTGTTTTCACAAAGGATTATAATCATGGCCGAGAATTGTTCATCAGAAACCTAGATAAGAAAAAGGATATCCGTAAAAGGATGGGTATGATCAAAAGGTCTAATACTGGTGGAGGAATGATGGAAGCAAGTTCAGATTCATCTTCAAATTCTGGTGGAATGCAACCTGCAAAATCTCAAGGTATGGCTCCTGCAAAAAGTGATTCCACACAACAAAAAGCGGACTCTACTAAAGTGGAAATAGATTCAACATCCATAAAAACAACTCCTAGTGATTCTTTAAAAATGGATGACTCAGAAAGCCGCATACCAGTTGAAGAGGGTGAAGAGATAGGGTATGTCAACTCCCAATTATTTTATCAAAAAGAAAAAGAACTAAAGAGACTTTTATCCGAAAATGAAGATTAA